A genomic stretch from Flavobacterium humidisoli includes:
- a CDS encoding AAA family ATPase: MNLNDLTVIDTEKIALDDLFFSEENKAALLQIIKEHQYIEELKKYNLKVDNKILLYGSSGCGKTTTAKAIAHTLNKKIIIVNLSTVVDSRIGETSKNLKAIFDKAIRERAVLFLDEFDQIGKSRDSDDKDVGEMRRLVNTIIQLFDYFPSDSLLICATNHYEIIDTALLRRFQLRLKYEMPSEKQLDIYYDKILSTFPEHFQNIERKYSVSYAEALDYSNTTMKRQIIAALDAK, from the coding sequence ATGAACCTGAATGATCTTACTGTAATTGATACTGAAAAAATTGCTTTAGACGATTTATTTTTTAGCGAAGAAAATAAAGCTGCTTTGCTTCAGATTATCAAAGAACATCAATATATAGAGGAATTAAAAAAATACAATCTTAAAGTTGACAACAAGATTTTATTATACGGAAGTTCTGGCTGCGGTAAAACAACAACCGCAAAAGCGATTGCCCATACTTTAAACAAAAAAATTATTATTGTAAATCTGAGTACTGTAGTAGATTCTAGGATAGGCGAAACTTCTAAAAACTTAAAAGCTATTTTTGATAAAGCTATTCGCGAAAGAGCCGTTTTATTCTTAGATGAATTTGACCAAATTGGAAAAAGTCGTGACAGCGACGACAAAGATGTTGGCGAAATGAGGCGTTTGGTAAACACCATCATTCAGCTTTTTGATTATTTCCCTTCAGATAGTTTATTGATTTGTGCCACTAATCACTACGAAATAATTGACACCGCTTTACTGCGAAGATTTCAGCTTCGTTTGAAATATGAAATGCCTTCAGAAAAACAGCTGGATATTTATTACGATAAAATTTTAAGCACGTTTCCAGAGCATTTTCAAAACATAGAAAGAAAATATTCTGTTTCTTATGCAGAAGCTTTAGACTACAGCAATACCACAATGAAAAGGCAGATTATCGCTGCACTAGATGCTAAATAA
- a CDS encoding glycosyltransferase, with the protein MKSETIISEQFYANSSSAISEKTLNGSFFRTNEKSQKVHVERPTSPFGLAVLIATFLLLIAGVFMVIQLQDDFEQFHFERIASTWGLPFLIITTILFFYQVGVFLYSSYLYLRYKAIPSVSDDLLPTCTIIVPAYNEGKLVWDTLLSLAESDYPAEKLQLLAIDDGSKDDTWYWMQEAKAKLGDRVTIFQQPKNQGKRQALYRGFKLGTGEIFVTVDSDSIVKKDTLRNLVSPFVVNKKCGAVAGNVQVLNNKKAILPKMLNVSFVMSFEFQRSAESQLGSVLCTPGALAAYKRDAVFNCLPEWINQTFMGQPSDIGEDRALTNMILKQGFEVKFQRNAVVLTNVPEEYKGLYKMFIRWARSNVRENLMMAKYVFTDFRKESKFGARMLFLNQFFKIAMTYPFLLFMFYFIAVHPVLFLSSTLMAILIFSSFSMLFYAKRYTLSESFWAYSYSVFYTFSLFWIAPYAIATANKKGWLTRGL; encoded by the coding sequence ATGAAAAGCGAAACAATTATCTCAGAACAATTTTATGCGAACAGCAGTTCAGCTATCAGCGAAAAAACATTAAACGGTTCTTTTTTTAGAACCAACGAAAAATCACAAAAAGTACATGTAGAAAGACCAACAAGTCCTTTCGGATTAGCGGTTCTTATTGCAACGTTCTTATTATTAATTGCAGGTGTCTTTATGGTAATTCAATTGCAAGACGATTTCGAACAATTTCATTTTGAAAGAATTGCTTCGACTTGGGGATTACCATTTTTAATCATCACCACCATTTTATTCTTTTATCAAGTGGGAGTGTTCTTGTACAGCTCTTATTTGTATTTGAGATATAAAGCAATTCCGTCTGTATCAGACGATTTATTGCCAACTTGTACGATTATCGTTCCAGCATACAATGAAGGAAAACTAGTTTGGGATACTTTATTGAGCCTTGCAGAAAGCGATTATCCAGCAGAAAAATTACAGCTTTTGGCTATTGACGATGGAAGTAAAGATGATACTTGGTATTGGATGCAAGAAGCAAAAGCAAAATTGGGAGATCGTGTAACGATTTTTCAGCAGCCTAAAAACCAAGGAAAACGTCAGGCATTATACAGAGGATTTAAATTAGGAACAGGAGAAATTTTTGTAACAGTAGATAGTGATTCTATTGTAAAAAAAGATACTCTAAGAAACTTAGTTAGCCCATTTGTGGTAAACAAAAAATGTGGTGCAGTGGCAGGAAACGTTCAGGTATTGAACAATAAAAAAGCAATATTGCCAAAAATGCTGAATGTAAGTTTTGTAATGAGTTTCGAATTCCAACGTTCTGCAGAAAGTCAATTAGGATCTGTATTATGTACACCTGGTGCTTTGGCAGCGTACAAAAGAGATGCCGTTTTCAACTGTCTTCCAGAATGGATCAACCAAACTTTTATGGGGCAGCCATCAGATATTGGAGAAGATCGTGCTCTAACCAATATGATTTTGAAACAAGGTTTTGAAGTGAAATTTCAAAGAAATGCTGTGGTATTAACCAATGTTCCAGAGGAATACAAGGGATTATACAAAATGTTCATAAGATGGGCGAGAAGTAACGTTCGTGAAAACCTTATGATGGCAAAATATGTTTTTACAGATTTTAGAAAAGAATCAAAATTTGGAGCAAGAATGTTATTCTTAAACCAGTTTTTTAAAATTGCAATGACATATCCGTTTCTATTGTTTATGTTTTACTTTATTGCAGTTCACCCAGTGTTGTTTTTAAGTTCAACATTAATGGCAATCTTAATCTTTTCAAGTTTTTCCATGTTGTTTTACGCAAAAAGATATACACTTTCAGAATCTTTCTGGGCTTATTCTTATAGTGTTTTTTACACTTTCAGTTTATTCTGGATTGCGCCTTATGCCATTGCAACAGCCAACAAAAAAGGCTGGTTGACAAGAGGACTATAA
- a CDS encoding response regulator yields the protein MTKEHYYLLLADDDEDDCLFFKEALDEITISTTLAVVHDGVQLMNYLKTNSTNLPDVLFLDLNMPLKNGLECLAEIKEDESLKNLPIIIFSTSLDSEIVDNLYLKGASFYIRKPGEFSKLKNVIEKALTIAPVNSFKQPERANFILQP from the coding sequence ATGACCAAAGAGCATTATTATCTTTTATTGGCTGATGATGACGAAGATGACTGCCTTTTCTTTAAAGAAGCTCTCGACGAAATAACGATTAGCACCACTCTAGCAGTGGTACACGATGGCGTGCAATTGATGAATTATTTAAAAACTAATAGTACCAATCTTCCAGATGTTCTTTTTTTAGATTTAAACATGCCACTAAAAAATGGTTTGGAATGTCTGGCCGAAATAAAAGAAGACGAAAGCTTAAAAAATCTGCCAATTATTATTTTTTCTACTTCGCTAGATAGCGAAATCGTTGATAATTTATATCTAAAAGGTGCTTCATTTTATATTAGAAAGCCCGGTGAATTTTCTAAACTCAAAAATGTAATAGAAAAAGCACTGACCATTGCGCCCGTAAATAGTTTTAAACAGCCCGAAAGAGCCAATTTCATTCTGCAACCTTAA
- a CDS encoding PAS domain S-box protein, producing the protein MNRKQKEHYFLSEGGEMGELIRSADWKKTPLGDPEKWPQSLKTMTAMILGNPFGMYIAWGKNYTQLYNDAFRPILGISKHPEALGGSSKDTFGEIWDTIGPLFADVMQGNAVSFPDFKVPLYRNGYMEDCFFDFSYSPIKIEDGSVGGILVTVIETTEKKIVSDALHESNSRFINNIMQAPVAMCIFRGENNVVEIANEQMLQLWGAKAENIINKPIFEVLPELKKQGLDEILQNVFISGKKIVTDELFVPLNRNGQTENTYINFVYEALREIDGTISGVVAIATEVTAQVLARTRVEESEQKIRQLVENAPFPIAVYVGKEMRIELANESIIKIWGKGSNVIGKTYKEILPELHNQSVFEQVESVFNTGQSFHSRNSRIDIVIDNVLQSFYFNYSFTPLYDLNGKIYGVMNTAVEITDLFLAKQKIEESDKRFRNTVRQAPVGITILRGPEYVVEMANEAYLKIIDKNEESFVGRPLYVSLPEVKESVSALLDNVLKTGIPFHGIEVPVPLNRFGKIETSYFDFLYHPLKEENGTISGILVTVTEVSEKVEARKKIELNEDRLKIVVEASELGTWELNVKTRIPTYSKRYLEIIGGYTEDVMLTHEELLAHLHPDDLHIRNKGFKEALSSGFLNYEVRVIWKDQSIHWIEGKGKVFYDENHQPQKLIGTIRDITEEKKYQQKIEENEKKLRNLIMQSPVPKAILRGSDFVIEMANFVLLNNIWKKEETEVEGKKILELFPELNKQKYAKLLKKVYESGEVYSESESLLFIANQNGGSQFYVDFEFAPLRESDNSISGIRMTLIDVTEKVDARKKIEESEKRFRLLTESIPQLIWETDAEGNALFTSGRWFEYTGIEPGTDGSWQKMIHPDDFEENIKIWQHALATGEMYRCDVRMHRKDGSYRWHTVIGEPVLGPDNKILKWVGAFTDIHTEKAFTHELEQQVTARTKELIQINESLRKSEERYHLMVEEIQEYAILYLNREGIIENWNAGAEKIKGYKAEEIVGKYLAVFYTEEDQKNNLPQKLLQIAREKGKVIHEGWRVRKNGSLFWASVVITAVHNKKGDVIGFSKVTHDLTERKKADDKLKMNALELEQKNNELEEMNKELQSFAYISSHDLQEPLRKIQTFASQIIEKESGSLSENGKDKFKRMQNAAQRMQTLINDLLAYSRTNSQERTFIKTDLSQIIKEVKEDLTEELEQKSAVIEIGETSEVDIIPFQFKQLLYNLISNSLKFSNPEIPILIKITSTIAFGQDLEEEKLIPAKKYCHIKVSDNGIGFEAQYNKKIFEVFQRLHGRDRYNGTGIGLAIVKKIVENHNGIITASGIHNEGASFDIYIPVN; encoded by the coding sequence ATGAACCGCAAACAAAAGGAACATTATTTTCTTTCCGAAGGTGGAGAAATGGGAGAATTAATTCGTTCCGCAGATTGGAAAAAAACGCCTTTGGGTGATCCAGAAAAATGGCCGCAAAGCTTAAAAACAATGACTGCAATGATCCTTGGCAATCCGTTTGGAATGTACATTGCGTGGGGAAAAAACTATACTCAACTCTATAATGATGCCTTTCGTCCAATTCTAGGAATCTCTAAACATCCTGAAGCTTTAGGCGGAAGTTCTAAAGATACATTTGGCGAAATCTGGGACACTATTGGGCCTCTTTTTGCCGATGTTATGCAGGGAAATGCAGTAAGTTTCCCTGATTTTAAAGTCCCACTTTATCGAAATGGCTACATGGAAGATTGCTTTTTTGATTTTTCATACAGTCCCATAAAAATAGAAGACGGATCTGTTGGCGGTATCTTGGTGACTGTTATTGAAACCACAGAAAAGAAAATTGTTTCTGATGCTTTGCACGAAAGCAATTCGCGGTTTATCAATAACATTATGCAGGCTCCAGTGGCAATGTGTATTTTTAGAGGCGAAAACAATGTTGTTGAAATCGCCAACGAACAAATGTTACAGCTTTGGGGTGCAAAAGCTGAAAATATCATTAATAAACCTATTTTTGAAGTTCTTCCAGAATTGAAAAAACAAGGACTTGATGAAATATTGCAAAACGTGTTTATCTCAGGAAAAAAAATCGTTACTGACGAACTTTTTGTTCCTTTAAACCGAAACGGACAAACCGAAAACACCTATATAAATTTTGTTTATGAAGCTTTGAGAGAAATCGACGGCACAATTTCTGGAGTTGTAGCAATCGCGACAGAGGTTACTGCCCAAGTTTTGGCTCGTACGAGAGTAGAAGAAAGCGAACAAAAAATAAGACAATTAGTTGAAAATGCCCCTTTTCCAATTGCCGTGTATGTCGGAAAAGAAATGCGTATTGAACTCGCTAATGAATCGATTATAAAAATCTGGGGAAAAGGTTCAAACGTTATTGGAAAGACTTACAAAGAAATTCTTCCCGAATTGCACAATCAATCGGTATTTGAACAAGTCGAATCGGTATTCAATACTGGACAATCGTTTCACTCCAGAAATTCCCGCATTGATATTGTAATCGATAATGTATTGCAATCTTTCTATTTCAATTACAGCTTTACTCCTTTATACGACCTAAATGGGAAAATTTATGGTGTAATGAATACTGCTGTAGAAATTACAGATTTGTTTTTAGCCAAACAAAAAATTGAAGAAAGCGACAAACGATTCCGTAATACCGTAAGGCAGGCTCCTGTTGGAATCACCATTTTGCGCGGACCAGAATATGTGGTTGAAATGGCCAATGAAGCGTACCTTAAAATTATAGACAAAAATGAAGAATCTTTCGTTGGAAGACCTTTGTATGTTTCGCTGCCAGAAGTAAAAGAGAGCGTTAGTGCTTTATTGGACAACGTTTTAAAAACTGGCATTCCTTTTCACGGAATTGAAGTTCCTGTTCCTTTAAATCGATTCGGAAAAATAGAAACTTCTTATTTCGATTTTCTTTATCATCCTTTGAAAGAAGAAAACGGAACTATTTCAGGAATTTTAGTAACGGTTACCGAAGTAAGCGAAAAAGTCGAAGCCAGAAAAAAAATAGAACTCAACGAAGACCGTCTTAAAATTGTTGTTGAAGCCAGCGAATTGGGAACTTGGGAACTGAATGTAAAAACGCGAATTCCTACTTATTCTAAAAGATATCTTGAAATTATTGGCGGTTATACCGAAGATGTAATGCTTACGCACGAAGAATTATTAGCCCATCTTCATCCCGATGATTTGCATATTCGAAACAAAGGTTTTAAAGAAGCTCTAAGTTCAGGATTTCTAAATTATGAAGTTCGTGTAATCTGGAAAGATCAATCTATACATTGGATTGAAGGAAAAGGAAAAGTTTTTTATGATGAAAACCATCAGCCTCAAAAATTAATTGGAACTATTCGAGATATTACGGAAGAAAAAAAATACCAGCAGAAAATTGAAGAAAACGAAAAGAAACTGCGAAATCTTATTATGCAGTCTCCTGTTCCGAAAGCCATTTTGCGTGGATCGGATTTTGTAATCGAAATGGCCAATTTTGTATTGCTGAATAACATTTGGAAAAAAGAAGAAACGGAAGTTGAAGGAAAAAAAATACTAGAATTATTTCCTGAACTCAACAAACAGAAATATGCCAAATTATTAAAGAAAGTTTACGAATCTGGCGAAGTTTATTCAGAATCTGAATCGTTACTTTTTATTGCTAATCAAAATGGTGGCAGTCAATTTTATGTTGACTTTGAATTTGCCCCGCTGCGCGAAAGTGACAATTCGATTTCCGGAATTCGAATGACTTTGATTGATGTTACAGAAAAAGTCGATGCAAGAAAAAAAATCGAAGAAAGCGAAAAAAGGTTCCGTCTGCTGACAGAAAGTATTCCGCAGCTAATCTGGGAGACTGATGCTGAAGGGAATGCACTTTTCACTTCGGGACGATGGTTTGAATATACCGGAATTGAACCCGGAACGGACGGTTCTTGGCAAAAAATGATTCATCCAGATGATTTTGAAGAAAATATTAAAATCTGGCAACATGCTCTGGCCACTGGAGAAATGTATCGTTGTGATGTAAGAATGCATAGAAAAGATGGTTCTTACAGATGGCATACTGTTATTGGGGAACCTGTTTTGGGGCCTGATAATAAAATTTTAAAATGGGTTGGTGCGTTTACCGACATTCATACCGAAAAAGCTTTTACCCACGAACTCGAGCAGCAGGTTACTGCTCGTACAAAAGAACTCATTCAGATCAACGAATCACTCCGAAAAAGTGAAGAACGTTATCATTTAATGGTCGAAGAAATTCAAGAATATGCCATTTTATACCTCAACCGTGAAGGTATTATTGAGAATTGGAATGCTGGTGCCGAAAAAATAAAAGGCTATAAAGCGGAGGAAATTGTCGGGAAATATTTGGCTGTTTTTTATACCGAAGAAGATCAAAAAAATAATCTGCCTCAAAAACTTTTGCAAATTGCAAGAGAAAAAGGAAAAGTAATTCATGAAGGATGGCGCGTACGTAAAAACGGGAGCTTGTTTTGGGCAAGTGTAGTTATAACGGCGGTTCATAATAAAAAAGGCGATGTTATTGGTTTTTCTAAAGTGACCCATGATTTGACTGAAAGGAAAAAAGCCGATGATAAATTAAAAATGAATGCACTTGAGCTAGAGCAGAAAAACAATGAATTGGAAGAAATGAACAAAGAGCTCCAGTCATTTGCTTATATCTCTAGTCACGATTTACAGGAACCACTTCGAAAAATACAGACTTTTGCTTCCCAGATTATCGAAAAGGAATCGGGAAGTTTATCAGAAAACGGAAAAGATAAATTTAAACGAATGCAGAATGCTGCACAGCGAATGCAGACTTTAATTAATGATTTATTAGCTTATTCTAGAACAAATAGCCAAGAACGCACTTTTATAAAAACAGATCTTAGCCAAATTATTAAGGAGGTTAAAGAAGATTTAACTGAAGAATTAGAACAGAAAAGTGCCGTAATTGAAATCGGAGAAACTTCTGAAGTTGATATTATTCCGTTTCAGTTCAAGCAATTACTCTATAATTTGATCAGTAATTCATTGAAATTCTCAAATCCTGAAATTCCGATTTTAATTAAAATTACGAGCACAATTGCATTTGGCCAAGATTTGGAAGAAGAAAAACTGATTCCAGCCAAAAAATATTGCCACATTAAAGTTTCCGATAACGGAATTGGTTTTGAAGCGCAATATAACAAAAAAATATTCGAAGTCTTTCAGCGGCTTCATGGCAGAGATCGCTATAACGGCACAGGAATTGGATTGGCCATTGTAAAAAAAATTGTAGAAAACCACAACGGAATTATAACCGCTTCTGGCATTCACAACGAAGGAGCTTCTTTTGACATTTATATTCCCGTCAATTAA
- a CDS encoding lipocalin family protein — protein MKNKSILFVLALSAGMFVTSCSNDDNEGETIVPIQGKYNLSQRGTIVDGKEVLVDAPENAAGCNRDYLDLRLSNAAVIGDYNGSDCALTETAGTYVRSHNDLTITVGNLSSTSDIMNLTNKELKIKDKTTGVITVYTR, from the coding sequence ATGAAAAATAAAAGTATATTATTCGTATTAGCCTTAAGCGCGGGAATGTTCGTAACCTCTTGTAGTAACGACGATAATGAAGGAGAAACAATTGTTCCAATTCAAGGTAAATATAATCTAAGCCAAAGAGGAACAATCGTAGATGGTAAAGAAGTATTGGTTGATGCACCAGAAAATGCGGCAGGATGTAATAGAGATTATTTAGATTTAAGATTAAGTAATGCAGCAGTTATTGGTGACTATAATGGATCTGATTGCGCTTTAACAGAAACTGCTGGAACTTATGTAAGATCTCATAACGATTTGACTATTACTGTTGGAAATTTGAGTTCAACAAGCGATATCATGAACCTTACTAACAAAGAACTAAAAATTAAAGACAAAACAACTGGTGTAATTACTGTTTATACTAGATAA
- a CDS encoding tetratricopeptide repeat-containing sensor histidine kinase: MLRSPFFCLLIVLFFLSCKEKTVVSPKPDPTREEAYKYRDEGILNLQSKNYNNAFYNFNKSKIIFESSKDSTNIVYNLIQMAAIQQINGDFYGSKETLTEALPYIKKKDIYSISINNFFGIADKELSLYEDAIYYYNKALKDSENEVLKQSPLNNIAVIYIEQKKYDKAIQILEPILAKDIFPKDEYIIKKARILDNLGFAYSKNGMPEKGLPLMEKGLILRNQIDDFYGSIGSNLHLAEYYSSSNPKKSNQYALEAYKTATKLRSIDERLKALSFLISNDSETQNTGYAKKFVFLNDSIITIRNNYKNKFAKIKYDSKKEKDENQKLRLEKAEDLLALQKAQYQKILFIIGITSLFLLLLYLRKYYQNRNRIEKIETAYNTETRIAKDIHDELANDVFNAIAFTQTQPLENESTKETLIQKLDTIYSRVRGISRENNDIDTGTNYVNNLKEMLSTYNSSQTNVIINGVDKINWDSVEDLKKIAIQRVLHELMVNMKKHSEASVVSIKFNSNSNSLFIDYSDIGKGCEKSKIIKNGLQNMENRILALKGTITFDTEPNKGFKVKITMPK; this comes from the coding sequence ATGCTACGATCCCCTTTTTTTTGTTTGCTAATTGTTCTATTTTTCCTTTCCTGCAAAGAGAAAACAGTTGTTTCGCCTAAGCCTGATCCTACTCGGGAAGAAGCTTATAAATATAGAGATGAAGGCATTCTGAATCTTCAAAGCAAAAACTACAATAATGCTTTTTACAATTTCAATAAATCGAAAATAATATTTGAAAGCTCAAAAGACAGTACCAATATTGTCTACAATCTTATTCAGATGGCTGCTATTCAGCAGATAAACGGAGATTTTTACGGAAGCAAAGAAACTTTGACCGAAGCGCTCCCTTATATTAAAAAGAAAGATATTTATAGCATTTCGATTAACAACTTCTTCGGAATCGCTGATAAAGAACTTTCCTTATACGAAGATGCCATTTACTATTACAATAAGGCTTTAAAAGATTCTGAAAATGAAGTTTTAAAACAATCTCCTTTAAATAACATTGCTGTTATTTACATTGAGCAGAAAAAATATGACAAGGCCATTCAAATTTTAGAACCTATACTGGCCAAGGATATTTTTCCTAAAGACGAATACATCATAAAAAAAGCTCGAATTTTAGATAATTTGGGATTTGCTTATTCAAAAAATGGAATGCCAGAAAAAGGACTTCCGCTAATGGAAAAAGGATTAATATTACGAAACCAAATTGATGATTTTTACGGCAGCATTGGCAGTAATTTGCATTTGGCAGAATACTATTCTTCGAGCAATCCAAAAAAATCGAATCAGTATGCGCTTGAAGCTTACAAAACCGCTACAAAACTCCGCAGTATTGATGAACGTTTGAAAGCATTATCTTTTTTGATCTCCAATGATTCTGAAACCCAAAATACAGGATATGCTAAAAAATTTGTTTTCTTAAATGACAGCATCATTACCATTCGAAATAATTATAAAAATAAGTTTGCTAAAATTAAATACGATTCTAAAAAAGAAAAAGACGAAAATCAGAAACTGCGATTAGAGAAAGCAGAGGATTTACTTGCCCTACAAAAAGCGCAATACCAAAAGATCTTGTTTATAATTGGCATTACATCGCTTTTTCTTTTATTGCTTTATTTGAGGAAATATTACCAAAATCGAAATCGAATTGAAAAAATAGAAACGGCCTATAATACCGAAACCCGAATTGCGAAAGATATTCATGATGAGCTTGCAAATGACGTTTTCAATGCTATTGCTTTTACACAAACACAGCCGTTAGAAAATGAAAGCACAAAAGAAACTTTGATTCAAAAACTAGATACTATTTATTCGCGAGTTAGGGGAATTTCTAGGGAAAATAATGATATCGATACAGGCACAAATTATGTGAACAATTTAAAAGAAATGCTCTCAACTTATAACAGCAGTCAAACAAACGTTATTATAAATGGTGTCGATAAAATAAATTGGGATTCGGTTGAGGATTTAAAAAAGATTGCCATTCAGAGAGTTTTGCATGAATTAATGGTTAATATGAAAAAGCATAGCGAAGCTTCTGTAGTATCCATAAAATTTAATTCCAATTCTAATTCACTCTTTATTGACTACAGCGATATTGGCAAAGGCTGCGAAAAATCAAAAATTATAAAAAATGGTCTGCAAAATATGGAAAACCGTATTTTGGCCTTAAAAGGAACTATTACTTTTGACACTGAACCGAATAAAGGTTTCAAAGTAAAAATAACAATGCCTAAATAA
- a CDS encoding response regulator, whose product MFKKVIIAEDFEEFNLAVKQTLSDLNIVNFQHAKYCDDAFLKIRKAIQDNEPFDLLISDLSFKKDHREVKIGSGDELIQKVRELQPNIKIIAYSVEDKNVRIKSLFDDSEINAFVLKGRNSIEDLRKAISIISTSDQKFISPEVASALQEKGNYEIDDVDIKILKYLSSGTSQDDIIEIFKTSDIKPNSKSAMEKRLSKLKDFFKANNTVHLVSITKDMGII is encoded by the coding sequence ATGTTTAAAAAAGTAATTATTGCCGAAGATTTTGAAGAATTCAATTTAGCCGTAAAACAAACTTTGAGTGACCTCAACATTGTCAATTTTCAACATGCAAAATATTGTGATGATGCCTTTTTAAAAATAAGGAAAGCCATTCAGGACAATGAACCTTTTGATTTATTGATTAGTGACCTTTCGTTTAAAAAAGACCATCGTGAAGTCAAAATTGGAAGTGGTGACGAATTAATTCAAAAAGTTCGAGAATTACAGCCCAATATTAAGATTATAGCTTATTCGGTTGAAGATAAAAATGTTCGTATAAAATCACTTTTTGACGATTCTGAAATTAATGCCTTTGTTCTAAAAGGCAGAAACAGTATTGAAGATTTGAGAAAAGCAATTTCAATCATTTCAACTTCTGATCAAAAATTTATTTCGCCCGAAGTGGCTTCTGCATTACAGGAAAAAGGCAACTACGAAATAGACGATGTAGATATTAAAATTTTAAAGTATTTATCTTCTGGAACATCTCAGGACGACATTATCGAAATTTTTAAAACCAGCGATATTAAACCTAATAGTAAAAGTGCAATGGAAAAAAGATTATCAAAACTGAAAGATTTTTTCAAGGCAAATAATACCGTTCATCTGGTTTCAATCACAAAAGATATGGGAATAATTTAA
- a CDS encoding type I restriction endonuclease translates to MEMNIQLKSLADKINQLKSKIETEESTKHAFVLPFIHILGYDAFNPLEVVPEFTADLGLKKGEKVDYAIFQNGEPIIIVECKSWKEKLTVHNSQLFRYFHVTKTRFALLTNGINYQFFTDLDDQNKMDEKPFLEFDICNLKENTINEIAKFHKANFDVDNIVSNASSLKYIKEIKKLINAELENPSNDFTKLFASKIYAGRLTEKVVDEFKDLVQKSVSQFINDKINDRLNAALSKETIKQQDEEINFVEDDNKVVTTEEELDGYRIVVAILRRKLPTSRIVFRDTQSYFGILLDDNNRKPLCRLHLNGGKKYISLFNNNKSEAKIAISSIDDIYQYEKELLETVSLYETELNPV, encoded by the coding sequence ATGGAAATGAATATCCAACTAAAATCATTAGCCGATAAAATAAATCAGCTGAAAAGTAAAATTGAAACAGAAGAATCAACTAAACATGCTTTTGTATTACCTTTTATACATATTTTGGGTTATGATGCATTTAATCCGCTTGAAGTAGTTCCTGAATTTACTGCAGATCTTGGATTAAAGAAAGGTGAAAAAGTAGATTATGCTATATTTCAAAATGGAGAACCTATAATAATTGTGGAATGCAAAAGCTGGAAAGAGAAACTTACAGTTCATAATTCTCAATTATTCCGTTACTTTCATGTCACAAAAACCCGATTTGCTCTTTTAACAAACGGAATAAATTATCAATTCTTTACCGATTTGGATGATCAAAATAAAATGGATGAAAAGCCTTTTTTAGAATTCGACATCTGTAATCTAAAAGAAAATACAATAAACGAAATTGCGAAATTCCACAAAGCAAATTTTGACGTGGACAATATTGTAAGCAATGCCAGTTCTCTAAAATACATTAAGGAAATTAAGAAACTCATCAACGCTGAATTAGAGAATCCTTCGAACGATTTCACAAAGCTTTTTGCAAGTAAAATATACGCGGGCAGACTAACTGAAAAAGTTGTGGATGAATTTAAAGATTTAGTTCAGAAATCAGTTAGTCAATTCATTAATGACAAAATTAATGATCGTTTGAACGCAGCTTTAAGTAAAGAAACTATTAAACAACAAGATGAAGAAATTAATTTTGTTGAAGATGACAATAAAGTCGTAACGACTGAAGAAGAACTTGATGGCTATCGAATTGTAGTTGCTATTTTACGCCGAAAACTGCCAACTTCAAGAATTGTATTTCGTGATACACAATCTTATTTTGGAATACTACTTGATGATAATAATCGTAAACCTCTCTGCAGACTTCACTTAAATGGTGGGAAAAAATATATAAGTCTTTTCAATAATAACAAAAGCGAAGCTAAAATTGCAATTTCCTCAATTGATGATATTTATCAATACGAAAAGGAATTATTAGAAACTGTATCACTTTATGAAACAGAATTAAATCCCGTATAA